From Candidatus Brocadiaceae bacterium, the proteins below share one genomic window:
- a CDS encoding radical SAM protein encodes MDPALFAQAKLRFLICRLSTYRDVSISTSHSLVAQIAQEVEHVFVDFAFLPPPKDLEIMSASQVPLWVGTTTKEPPSAFDVLGISNSFVLELLNLPALLLFSGIPLFKKERMLRSDIPLIVLGGANAAVTAVLHGPAEGQGFRGNGGLVDAVILGEGELSVKQFLRIVLEGKLAGMGKTEILRSCHGKVDGFYEPDKYIHRYITLARKQHAELETNGKKAGNHEQGLRENTLAEIMPKAPYVAYPVKSAIVYDLDQARALESGPIWYETENLGTGSIQISSGCPCFCSFCAESWERKPYRERSLRKLLEGMRAAKAQQGLNSINLSSFNFNTHTELYSIIKSFYEEIASISLKSQRFDLLAADRFLADAQKIIGKTTVSCGMEGISERLRKYLHKNLTEEHIYKACEFLFEKGIRELKIFLIRTGLEQPDDLLEFRTFVERLEKLKSMTNSKARIIFSLTPLYYPPHTPLQFHACTTALEDDKHTRKELNHLCRTNGMEFRESASHTETWLMQLLAMGDRQLTPALIRSSIIDGFFYYNSVPKYVFSRWRAYLHEAGLSEGYYFNAKEKDHVFPWDDITMGIKKNFLWEEYERSIRFTEQEYCLGRPQVKAQCLGCGACPTSAQINKITQHKISQPFLLEELDTITKKKRNTFILQATIEIDQTMRLVPKQFFGVAIARALMIAMPEITPYYQSVTGHLMDFTDERKGANFAYGINRYCLAFLPENRAKVLLQKETLLKKLGSIQKQCKGFFIKEMGPEPGNISDIQYILYRIRFPKDFTISFLEQKLGEHLHTNYVKHTVLKRQGATVFKVDDKTKKNAIVLYARIDTDLQQNEVEEKHAILLAATKRFNVQSFLETCYGFKRKREIVCAEIETLGYYGKKPSTEKKAMCSSCNNDIHETFAVGKPLEINQCLVCSIDKKL; translated from the coding sequence ATGGACCCGGCATTATTTGCGCAGGCAAAATTGCGCTTCCTTATCTGCCGATTATCAACGTATCGTGATGTATCAATCTCCACTTCCCACTCATTGGTGGCTCAGATAGCACAGGAAGTAGAACATGTTTTTGTTGATTTTGCCTTTCTTCCTCCCCCTAAGGACCTGGAGATAATGAGTGCATCGCAAGTTCCCCTTTGGGTCGGTACAACCACAAAAGAACCTCCAAGCGCATTTGATGTGCTCGGCATCAGTAACTCCTTTGTACTGGAACTTCTTAATCTACCAGCTCTTCTCCTTTTTTCAGGGATACCCCTCTTCAAAAAGGAACGTATGCTGCGCTCCGATATCCCTCTTATAGTGCTTGGAGGTGCCAACGCGGCAGTTACCGCTGTTTTACATGGGCCGGCCGAAGGACAGGGATTCAGGGGAAATGGCGGGCTTGTGGACGCAGTAATTCTCGGTGAAGGGGAACTTTCGGTAAAACAATTCCTGAGGATTGTACTGGAAGGTAAATTGGCAGGCATGGGAAAAACAGAAATTTTACGGTCCTGCCATGGAAAGGTCGACGGTTTCTATGAACCGGACAAGTACATACACCGCTATATAACGTTGGCGCGGAAACAACATGCAGAACTGGAAACGAACGGGAAAAAAGCCGGGAACCATGAACAGGGATTACGTGAAAACACACTTGCGGAAATCATGCCGAAAGCGCCCTATGTTGCATATCCGGTAAAAAGCGCTATCGTATACGATCTAGATCAGGCAAGGGCATTAGAATCCGGTCCAATATGGTATGAAACAGAAAATCTTGGCACCGGCAGTATACAAATCAGCAGCGGATGCCCATGCTTCTGCTCCTTTTGCGCAGAAAGCTGGGAAAGAAAACCGTACAGGGAACGATCTTTACGAAAACTTTTGGAAGGGATGAGAGCGGCAAAGGCACAACAGGGACTCAATTCCATTAATCTTTCAAGTTTTAATTTTAACACGCACACGGAACTTTATTCCATAATTAAATCTTTTTATGAAGAAATCGCTTCCATCAGTTTGAAAAGCCAACGATTTGATCTCCTTGCTGCAGACCGATTTCTTGCGGACGCACAAAAAATAATTGGAAAAACAACCGTAAGTTGCGGGATGGAAGGCATTAGTGAACGATTACGGAAATATTTACACAAAAACCTTACTGAAGAACATATCTATAAGGCATGTGAATTCTTATTCGAAAAAGGCATCAGGGAGCTTAAAATCTTCCTGATACGCACTGGCCTGGAACAACCGGATGACCTTCTCGAATTCAGAACATTTGTAGAACGTCTGGAAAAATTAAAAAGCATGACAAATAGTAAGGCGCGGATTATTTTCAGCCTAACACCGCTGTATTACCCGCCACACACCCCCTTGCAATTTCATGCCTGCACAACAGCCCTGGAAGACGACAAGCACACAAGAAAAGAGCTCAATCACCTATGCAGAACAAACGGCATGGAATTCAGGGAAAGCGCCTCGCATACCGAAACGTGGTTGATGCAATTACTCGCCATGGGAGACAGACAATTAACGCCTGCCCTGATTCGTTCCTCAATAATTGATGGATTTTTTTATTATAATTCGGTCCCAAAATATGTGTTCTCAAGATGGCGCGCCTATTTACATGAAGCAGGCCTGTCTGAAGGATATTATTTCAATGCAAAAGAAAAAGACCATGTTTTCCCCTGGGACGACATTACCATGGGTATTAAAAAAAATTTTTTATGGGAAGAATATGAGCGTTCTATCCGTTTTACGGAACAGGAATACTGCCTGGGGCGGCCTCAAGTCAAGGCCCAATGCCTTGGATGCGGAGCCTGTCCAACCTCTGCGCAGATAAACAAAATCACACAACACAAAATTTCTCAACCTTTTCTTCTGGAAGAGCTGGATACTATCACAAAAAAGAAACGAAATACCTTCATACTTCAGGCTACCATAGAAATCGATCAGACAATGCGTTTAGTCCCAAAACAATTTTTTGGGGTAGCAATTGCCCGTGCCCTCATGATCGCTATGCCGGAAATTACTCCTTATTATCAGTCGGTGACAGGTCATCTGATGGATTTTACCGATGAGCGAAAAGGCGCTAATTTTGCCTATGGCATAAATCGATATTGCCTTGCATTTTTGCCGGAAAACAGGGCGAAGGTTCTGCTGCAAAAAGAAACCCTGTTGAAAAAATTGGGGAGTATACAAAAACAGTGCAAAGGATTCTTCATTAAGGAAATGGGTCCTGAACCAGGCAATATATCTGACATACAATACATATTGTATCGTATTCGCTTTCCGAAAGACTTTACGATATCTTTTCTCGAACAAAAACTGGGAGAACATCTTCACACCAATTACGTAAAACACACAGTACTGAAAAGACAGGGGGCTACTGTATTCAAAGTAGATGACAAAACCAAAAAAAATGCAATCGTTCTTTATGCGAGAATAGACACGGATTTACAGCAAAATGAAGTTGAAGAAAAACATGCCATTCTCCTGGCGGCAACGAAACGTTTTAACGTTCAATCCTTTTTGGAAACCTGTTATGGGTTTAAAAGGAAGCGGGAGATTGTCTGTGCGGAAATAGAAACCCTGGGATATTATGGGAAAAAACCTTCAACTGAAAAAAAAGCAATGTGTTCCTCTTGTAATAACGATATTCATGAAACTTTCGCTGTGGGCAAACCTTTAGAGATAAACCAATGCCTCGTTTGCAGTATCGATAAAAAGTTGTAA
- a CDS encoding VanZ family protein has product MKSNKSKIITVFIKVFLTLFYSYCIYIVSSRDTSSVPLFPHIDKLIHFIEFGILGFMMCWVISSFGMKTKIFFYLLAIGITSLYGASDEIHQFFTPHRSMDILDWLSDTLGATTAVIAWQRIMSRRHIRKKLIPLTNVPRQ; this is encoded by the coding sequence ATGAAGAGTAATAAAAGTAAAATAATAACCGTATTTATAAAAGTTTTTTTGACTCTCTTTTATAGCTATTGTATTTATATTGTATCTTCGCGCGATACGTCTTCAGTCCCCTTGTTCCCGCACATTGATAAGCTTATTCATTTTATAGAGTTCGGTATATTGGGCTTTATGATGTGCTGGGTTATATCTTCCTTTGGAATGAAAACAAAAATATTTTTTTACCTCTTGGCCATTGGCATTACCTCGCTCTATGGAGCGTCAGATGAGATTCACCAATTTTTTACTCCCCATCGTTCAATGGATATCCTCGATTGGCTTTCAGATACGTTAGGCGCTACTACCGCCGTTATCGCATGGCAGAGAATTATGTCTAGACGGCATATAAGAAAAAAGTTAATACCCCTAACCAATGTCCCTCGCCAATAG
- a CDS encoding NYN domain-containing protein: MVIIIDGYNLIYSVPELEKYVEVHRIESVRNHVVSLLSKYQEEKPHTITIVFDGTYSDTVLPRKQIFSGITVIYSKTGVNADTAIKNIVNLCQNPNDVYVVTYDNDIKRHVKKRGCHIINPKTLYKEILGLLNKNGTRIPSDEPRGKLDGPSEKDARYWIEVFKNVPIPKEEKKSLLKNVTLKIKKRGNLSWQKDTLLCKQQGSSAEDTEYWVKIFEGIEKDEE; the protein is encoded by the coding sequence ATGGTAATTATTATCGATGGTTACAACCTTATATACTCGGTGCCGGAACTTGAAAAATACGTTGAGGTTCATCGAATAGAATCCGTGAGAAACCATGTCGTTTCCCTGCTATCTAAATATCAGGAGGAAAAACCGCATACTATAACTATCGTGTTTGACGGCACCTATTCCGATACCGTTTTACCACGAAAACAAATCTTCTCTGGTATTACGGTGATTTATTCAAAAACCGGAGTCAACGCTGATACGGCAATTAAAAATATTGTTAATCTTTGCCAAAACCCGAATGATGTTTACGTTGTGACCTATGACAACGATATTAAAAGACACGTAAAAAAACGTGGTTGTCACATCATTAATCCCAAAACTCTCTATAAAGAAATCCTGGGCCTTCTCAACAAAAATGGAACTCGGATACCTTCTGATGAACCAAGAGGGAAGTTGGACGGTCCTTCGGAAAAAGACGCGCGATACTGGATAGAGGTGTTTAAAAACGTTCCAATCCCAAAAGAAGAAAAAAAATCTCTGCTGAAAAATGTTACTTTAAAGATAAAAAAACGAGGGAACCTTTCCTGGCAGAAAGATACTCTTCTTTGCAAACAACAGGGCTCATCTGCAGAAGACACAGAATACTGGGTGAAGATCTTTGAAGGAATTGAAAAGGATGAAGAGTAA
- the lpxK gene encoding tetraacyldisaccharide 4'-kinase produces MREEQADVFSVTIRFALLFLSKIYGFFIKTRIFFYRVGILKTKHLPIIVISVGNITVGGTGKTPVTQFISQYIQNKGKKVAIISRGYRAKIRQSNGTDVSESCNDEYLLFKENVPDIPHLMNSDRIKSGREAINLFQAEYLLLDDGFQHLRIDRDLDIVLIDALNPFGYEQIIPRGLLREPLIELKRAHMIMLTHVDQCRREKIDSIRERLHKIVHGIPIIETVHKPICLEFFTDSKRLDYHWLKGKRIYAFCAIGNPVSFKKSIENLGGIILNFRIFPDHHVYTRSELRALHSEAQRFKPDAILITQKDKVKIRNNISAWKVPLLTLKMEIRIVRGYTFFEKKIDALLN; encoded by the coding sequence TTCAAAGATATACGGTTTTTTTATAAAAACCCGTATTTTTTTTTACCGAGTTGGTATTCTGAAAACGAAACATCTTCCCATTATCGTGATTAGTGTTGGCAATATCACCGTAGGCGGGACCGGCAAGACCCCCGTGACGCAATTTATATCACAATATATACAAAATAAAGGGAAGAAAGTGGCTATTATCAGCAGGGGTTACAGGGCCAAAATAAGACAATCAAATGGCACGGATGTTTCTGAATCCTGTAATGACGAGTACCTTTTATTTAAGGAAAATGTCCCCGATATTCCTCATCTCATGAACAGTGACAGAATAAAAAGCGGTAGAGAAGCCATAAATCTGTTTCAGGCAGAATATCTTCTGCTGGACGATGGTTTTCAACATTTACGGATTGATCGAGACCTGGATATCGTGCTGATTGATGCGCTGAATCCCTTTGGTTATGAACAAATCATACCCCGGGGATTATTACGGGAGCCATTGATAGAACTGAAAAGGGCTCATATGATCATGCTTACTCATGTAGATCAGTGCAGGAGAGAAAAAATCGACTCTATCAGAGAGCGTCTGCATAAAATAGTACACGGAATACCCATAATAGAAACTGTCCACAAGCCTATCTGTTTGGAATTCTTTACCGATTCAAAACGATTGGATTATCACTGGTTAAAGGGAAAAAGGATATACGCGTTTTGCGCCATCGGAAATCCTGTTTCTTTCAAAAAAAGTATTGAAAATCTGGGAGGAATAATACTCAACTTTCGCATATTCCCTGACCACCATGTATACACCAGGTCTGAATTGAGAGCGCTGCATAGTGAAGCGCAACGCTTCAAACCAGACGCAATTCTTATTACCCAAAAGGATAAGGTGAAGATTCGAAACAACATATCTGCTTGGAAAGTTCCTTTGCTGACTTTAAAAATGGAAATTCGTATTGTAAGAGGCTATACCTTTTTTGAAAAAAAAATAGATGCACTTCTCAATTGA
- the gap gene encoding type I glyceraldehyde-3-phosphate dehydrogenase, whose translation MAIKVGINGFGRIGKNVFRVIDKREGIDVLAINDLTDAKSLALLLKYDSIHGRFNGTVESREKSLLVNGKEITLSQEKDPSLLPWKSLGVDIVIEATGVFTTRATCAKHLDAGAKKVILSAPAKDKIDATIVVGVNNGDLKAEHKIISNASCTTNCLAPLAKVLNDTFGIEKGFMTTIHAYTNDQRIIDFMHKDPRRARAAAMNIIPTTTGAAKAIGEVIPSLNGKLDGLAMRVPVPNGSVTDFVAITSKDITIQEVNSAMKNASEGALKGILEYSEDPIVSSDIIGNTNSSIFDAPLTNVLDNRMVKLVSWYDNEWGFSNRMADLIELVARL comes from the coding sequence ATGGCAATCAAGGTTGGTATAAATGGTTTCGGAAGGATCGGTAAAAACGTTTTTCGCGTAATTGACAAACGGGAAGGCATTGACGTTTTGGCTATTAACGATCTTACCGACGCAAAATCGTTAGCATTGTTGCTAAAATACGATTCGATACATGGTAGATTTAATGGGACGGTAGAGTCAAGAGAAAAATCGCTCCTGGTAAACGGCAAAGAAATAACCTTGTCACAAGAAAAGGACCCTTCTCTGCTGCCATGGAAATCTCTGGGAGTAGATATTGTCATAGAAGCAACGGGCGTATTCACCACACGAGCAACTTGTGCCAAACATTTGGATGCGGGAGCAAAGAAAGTAATCCTTTCTGCTCCGGCAAAAGACAAAATAGATGCCACGATTGTTGTTGGCGTAAATAACGGAGATCTCAAAGCGGAACATAAAATCATATCAAATGCCTCGTGCACCACAAATTGTCTTGCCCCTCTTGCAAAGGTTTTAAATGATACTTTCGGAATAGAAAAGGGTTTTATGACAACAATCCATGCATATACAAATGATCAACGTATTATTGATTTTATGCATAAAGACCCGAGGAGGGCGAGGGCTGCTGCGATGAATATCATTCCAACAACCACTGGAGCTGCGAAGGCAATTGGAGAGGTAATTCCATCGTTAAATGGCAAATTAGACGGTTTGGCGATGCGGGTGCCCGTTCCTAATGGTTCAGTAACTGATTTTGTGGCGATAACCTCAAAGGACATTACCATACAAGAGGTCAATTCGGCAATGAAAAACGCTTCGGAAGGAGCATTAAAGGGCATTCTGGAATACAGCGAAGACCCCATTGTGTCATCAGATATTATCGGGAACACCAACTCCAGTATCTTCGATGCTCCATTAACAAATGTACTTGATAATCGAATGGTAAAACTGGTGTCCTGGTATGACAATGAATGGGGTTTCTCAAATCGTATGGCAGATCTTATTGAGCTGGTTGCTCGCCTCTAA
- a CDS encoding endonuclease III domain-containing protein — protein MTKTEILLQMYQKMYTALGPQQWWPGETPFEVVIGAILTQNTNWSNVEKAMINLKRAKKLTPKGLLDVNTIDLAQLIRPSGFFNIKAKRVKSFIDWLFSKYNGSLSRMFDQDLHTIRNELLSIKGIGPETADSILLYAGNMPTFVVDAYTHRIFSRHGLIPENCTYDEIKSFFEDNLSKDVALYNEYHALIVNTGKMFCRPKKACEECPLNGFF, from the coding sequence ATGACTAAAACAGAAATACTGTTGCAAATGTACCAGAAAATGTATACTGCATTGGGCCCGCAGCAATGGTGGCCGGGAGAAACCCCGTTTGAGGTTGTTATTGGTGCCATATTAACACAAAATACTAATTGGTCTAACGTTGAAAAGGCCATGATAAATCTTAAGAGGGCCAAAAAACTTACTCCGAAAGGACTACTGGATGTGAATACAATAGACCTGGCTCAACTCATTCGTCCTTCCGGGTTTTTTAATATCAAAGCAAAAAGGGTGAAATCGTTTATCGATTGGTTATTCTCAAAATATAACGGCAGTCTCTCTAGGATGTTTGACCAGGATTTGCATACTATAAGAAATGAACTCCTTTCCATAAAGGGAATCGGACCAGAAACAGCCGACTCCATATTATTATATGCAGGAAACATGCCCACCTTTGTTGTGGACGCTTATACACACAGGATTTTTTCCCGACATGGCCTTATACCTGAAAATTGCACCTATGATGAAATAAAATCGTTCTTTGAAGATAATCTGTCAAAAGACGTCGCCTTGTATAATGAATACCATGCACTTATTGTAAACACAGGCAAGATGTTTTGCCGTCCAAAAAAAGCATGTGAAGAGTGTCCTCTCAATGGGTTTTTTTAA
- a CDS encoding Glu/Leu/Phe/Val dehydrogenase, translating to MKENKILYETALKQFETVAEMLNLDDGMRERMRHPKRALIVSVPVKMDDGSSKVFKGYRVQHDITLGPSKGGLRYHPCVDLEEVSALAMLMTWKCALMHLPYGGAKGGIQCNPEEMSKNELERMTRRYTTEIVQFIGPDKDIPAPDLYTNAETMAWMMDTYSMQQGMTVPGVVTGKPLLLGGSLGRAEGTGRGVAYMVAEAARVLFKDLRGLRVAIQGTGNVGGVAARLLYDQGCTVVAVSDISGGVYNQKGILMPYLLHHLKENKHVCGLRDADAITNQELFELDCDVIIPAAIEGQITEENAERIKAKIIVEGANGPTTAEADKILHDKKTFLVPDILANAGGVTVSYFEWVQGIQYYFWSEEDIHKEQKEVMLGAFNRVFALSKKKGLDMRTAALMLGIDRVAEAKKLRGLYP from the coding sequence ATGAAAGAAAATAAGATTCTCTATGAAACGGCCCTCAAACAATTTGAAACAGTGGCGGAAATGTTGAACTTAGATGATGGAATGCGAGAGCGTATGCGTCATCCTAAACGGGCCCTTATTGTTTCAGTGCCGGTTAAAATGGACGACGGTTCTTCAAAAGTCTTTAAAGGCTATCGAGTGCAACATGACATTACGCTGGGTCCTTCGAAGGGCGGCTTGCGATATCATCCCTGTGTAGATCTTGAGGAAGTCTCCGCCCTTGCCATGCTAATGACGTGGAAGTGCGCACTCATGCACTTGCCTTACGGCGGCGCGAAAGGGGGTATTCAATGCAATCCGGAAGAAATGTCGAAAAATGAACTGGAACGCATGACGAGACGTTATACTACTGAAATTGTACAATTTATTGGACCGGACAAAGATATCCCTGCTCCGGACCTCTATACCAATGCAGAGACCATGGCCTGGATGATGGATACCTATAGCATGCAGCAAGGTATGACCGTACCCGGTGTGGTTACCGGGAAGCCATTGTTATTAGGCGGTTCTCTCGGGAGGGCCGAAGGTACCGGAAGGGGAGTGGCGTATATGGTTGCTGAGGCAGCAAGGGTTTTGTTTAAAGACCTTCGTGGTTTGCGCGTAGCAATTCAAGGTACCGGTAATGTTGGCGGTGTTGCCGCAAGGCTTTTGTATGATCAAGGATGTACCGTTGTAGCTGTAAGTGATATTAGTGGAGGGGTGTACAATCAAAAAGGTATCCTTATGCCTTATTTGTTACACCATCTTAAGGAGAATAAACATGTATGTGGGCTAAGGGATGCTGACGCGATAACCAATCAGGAACTCTTTGAGCTGGATTGTGACGTCATTATTCCTGCCGCAATAGAAGGGCAAATCACAGAAGAAAATGCTGAAAGAATCAAGGCAAAAATTATCGTAGAAGGCGCTAACGGGCCTACAACCGCAGAGGCGGATAAGATATTGCATGATAAGAAGACTTTTTTGGTGCCTGATATTCTTGCCAATGCCGGAGGGGTAACGGTTTCCTACTTTGAATGGGTGCAGGGTATCCAGTATTATTTCTGGAGTGAAGAGGATATTCATAAGGAACAAAAAGAGGTCATGCTTGGCGCGTTTAACAGGGTTTTTGCCCTATCCAAAAAAAAGGGTCTGGATATGCGTACCGCTGCGTTAATGCTGGGGATAGACCGGGTTGCGGAGGCAAAAAAATTGCGTGGACTATATCCCTAA
- a CDS encoding dihydroorotase, with translation MGFFNVRNTLMTHNELLIKGGHVVDPAAGIDDRADIYIKDGTVKAISRDIQPGNTVKVIDARHRHVIPGLIDCHTHLREPGLEYKEDIRTGSRAAAAGGYTTLICEPNTLPPIDSLEMVELLMERVRQKSIVNIYTKACITRKLLGEELTDIDKLATDKRVRALSDDGNPVYYESIMEKACELSAKNNLIISPHCEDSQSFLDKAKKNARVTHFPGKAFCHETDFIIREIRCTEQAGGRLHVSHISFKSSADVIQQARKRRRAEITCEVTPHHLVLDNCCKDLEDNPPNVNPPLRSPEDKESMQNNLVNGTIDVIATDHAPHTNEEKKKGAPGFVGLETALGIILTKFVHPGILSLKDVVLKMSANPARIFRIDGGSLAVGMPANIAIIDLNKEWTVDAEAFHSKGKNSPFLGWKLLGKATTTIVGGKVVLDNGQITW, from the coding sequence ATGGGTTTTTTTAATGTACGTAATACGCTGATGACTCATAACGAATTATTAATAAAAGGCGGACATGTGGTAGACCCTGCGGCAGGAATTGATGACCGTGCGGATATTTATATAAAGGATGGTACCGTCAAAGCAATTTCACGGGATATTCAACCAGGGAACACTGTCAAAGTTATTGATGCAAGACACAGGCATGTAATTCCGGGATTAATTGACTGCCACACCCATCTTCGAGAACCCGGTTTAGAGTACAAAGAAGACATACGGACAGGTTCCCGTGCGGCTGCAGCGGGAGGCTATACCACACTCATCTGCGAACCCAACACTCTTCCACCCATTGATTCTCTGGAAATGGTTGAGTTATTAATGGAGCGGGTACGGCAGAAAAGCATAGTAAATATTTACACTAAGGCGTGTATAACCAGGAAATTGTTAGGGGAAGAACTTACGGATATAGACAAACTAGCGACAGATAAAAGAGTCCGTGCCTTGTCGGACGATGGCAACCCTGTGTACTACGAATCAATTATGGAAAAGGCCTGCGAATTGTCTGCAAAAAACAATCTTATTATCAGCCCTCATTGTGAAGATTCCCAAAGTTTCCTGGACAAAGCAAAAAAAAATGCAAGGGTAACACATTTTCCCGGCAAAGCCTTTTGCCATGAAACGGATTTTATTATTCGTGAAATCAGATGTACAGAACAGGCAGGGGGAAGGCTCCATGTTTCTCATATCAGCTTCAAAAGCTCTGCGGACGTAATTCAGCAGGCAAGAAAAAGGCGCCGCGCGGAAATTACTTGCGAAGTAACGCCCCATCATTTGGTATTGGATAATTGCTGCAAGGATTTAGAAGACAACCCACCCAATGTCAATCCCCCTTTGCGTTCTCCGGAAGATAAAGAATCAATGCAGAACAACCTGGTAAACGGCACCATTGATGTTATCGCGACTGACCATGCCCCTCACACCAATGAAGAGAAAAAAAAGGGGGCTCCAGGTTTTGTAGGGCTTGAAACGGCGCTCGGCATCATCCTCACAAAATTTGTCCATCCAGGCATTTTATCTCTTAAGGATGTCGTCCTGAAAATGTCTGCAAATCCTGCGCGGATATTTCGTATCGATGGCGGTAGTTTAGCCGTAGGCATGCCCGCAAACATTGCCATTATCGATTTGAATAAAGAATGGACGGTAGATGCTGAAGCTTTTCACTCCAAAGGGAAAAATAGCCCTTTTCTTGGCTGGAAACTTCTTGGGAAGGCCACAACTACCATTGTTGGTGGAAAAGTGGTTCTCGATAACGGGCAAATTACATGGTAA